In Arthrobacter sp. StoSoilB5, one genomic interval encodes:
- a CDS encoding amino acid ABC transporter permease, whose product MDAIFESLPQYWDGFLRTLFLAVVSGVIALAAGTLLAAMRVSPVAALRGFSTFYVEVARNTPLTIIFFFSAIVLPRLGVKFEQFEVAAIIALSSYTAAFVAEAVRSGVNSVPVGQAEAARSIGMTFTQVLGLVVLPQAVRTVVPPLINIMIALVKNSSVAGAFFVLELFGYGLQLSNSHGDAVMWILIGVAFFYLLITVPLGLLAHFVEKKVAIAR is encoded by the coding sequence TTCGAAAGCCTCCCCCAATACTGGGACGGATTTCTCCGAACCCTGTTTCTAGCCGTCGTTTCCGGCGTGATTGCACTGGCAGCAGGTACCCTCCTCGCCGCAATGCGTGTCTCGCCCGTGGCAGCCTTACGGGGCTTCAGCACGTTCTATGTTGAAGTCGCCAGAAACACCCCACTCACAATTATTTTCTTTTTCTCAGCAATCGTGCTTCCCCGGCTCGGCGTCAAATTCGAACAGTTTGAAGTCGCCGCCATCATCGCACTGAGCAGCTACACGGCAGCGTTTGTTGCCGAGGCCGTGCGATCCGGCGTCAACAGCGTCCCGGTAGGACAAGCCGAAGCAGCCCGCAGCATCGGCATGACGTTCACGCAGGTTTTGGGCCTTGTGGTCCTTCCACAGGCTGTTCGCACCGTAGTACCCCCGCTGATCAACATCATGATTGCCCTGGTCAAGAACTCATCGGTCGCAGGTGCATTCTTCGTCCTGGAGCTCTTCGGCTATGGCCTGCAGTTGTCCAATAGCCATGGTGACGCAGTCATGTGGATCTTGATCGGTGTGGCATTCTTCTACCTGCTGATCACCGTGCCCCTGGGCTTGTTGGCCCACTTCGTCGAGAAAAAGGTGGCGATTGCCCGATGA